One stretch of Oceanipulchritudo coccoides DNA includes these proteins:
- a CDS encoding helix-turn-helix transcriptional regulator yields the protein MKNSLKELRNEAGWSQATLGEKLGVSRQTIIALENGKYDPSLKLAFSLAHVFERRIEDIFTHESGDEG from the coding sequence ATGAAGAACTCACTGAAAGAATTGCGCAATGAGGCGGGTTGGTCGCAGGCTACGCTCGGGGAGAAGCTGGGCGTATCGCGGCAGACCATCATTGCGCTGGAAAACGGAAAATACGATCCCAGCCTGAAGCTGGCCTTTTCCCTGGCGCATGTCTTCGAGCGCCGGATCGAGGACATCTTCACCCACGAATCCGGCGATGAAGGTTGA